A genomic segment from Blastococcus sp. PRF04-17 encodes:
- a CDS encoding Mu transposase C-terminal domain-containing protein: MTAGYLKRAALALAVAAQRPDGTYPDDAVARAAAAAGVTPRQVRRWLKAEAKHLAAGVGGIRDVPDPAPRKAWQVTPQVLAVVAAAPKLKRAWQELCATDPSTPSYPAFTAALRNHDDNGIARAVKGGGARTLIGSRMYLKVEVAARNRRWELDSQEVPVFVLPAKGTKPVKLHQTTALDAKTRMVMATVFTPGPPRAEEVAACIARGVLGRTYLLDDQEVWVGGIPDEIVWDNAKSNLSDLVTELVVSLATLGTAVTPYAGWEKGKIESWQGISQDECYSSMPAYTEGPASFTGTKYWGDHTSGNQLFSEMLLIAQGERWAFEEYNATRIHGQLGTTPLRAWAADNTQLRLATQEQLMPAMLTTKHARTVNKNGIRLHGVDYVAAELNRLVGRKVAVRYLPNLEFERLFIEVFDGPRWVCTAYPSHTLTANQRAALLAERRRQYEVVRTAEQEGARMRRARADRTKATNGAQTTYGQTAAEFAVDELAANVDELLDDITDPTDEAPIASAPQPDATLPTGDEEPFYADVAGVTEPDIDDLAADPSALFDDEEDLP; encoded by the coding sequence GTGACCGCCGGCTACCTCAAGCGCGCCGCGCTCGCGCTGGCCGTCGCCGCGCAGCGGCCCGACGGCACCTACCCCGACGACGCCGTCGCCCGCGCCGCGGCCGCCGCCGGCGTGACCCCCCGCCAGGTGCGGCGGTGGCTCAAGGCCGAGGCCAAGCACCTGGCCGCCGGCGTCGGCGGCATCCGTGACGTGCCCGATCCGGCGCCGCGGAAGGCCTGGCAGGTGACCCCGCAGGTGCTCGCCGTGGTCGCCGCCGCCCCGAAGCTCAAGCGCGCCTGGCAGGAGCTGTGCGCCACCGACCCGAGCACGCCCTCGTACCCCGCGTTCACCGCGGCGCTGCGCAACCACGACGACAACGGGATCGCGCGCGCGGTCAAGGGCGGCGGCGCCCGCACCCTCATCGGCTCCCGCATGTACCTGAAGGTCGAGGTCGCCGCCCGCAACCGGCGGTGGGAGCTCGACAGCCAGGAGGTGCCGGTGTTCGTCCTCCCGGCCAAGGGCACCAAGCCGGTGAAGCTGCACCAGACGACCGCCCTGGACGCCAAGACCCGGATGGTCATGGCCACCGTATTCACCCCCGGCCCGCCGCGGGCCGAGGAGGTCGCCGCCTGCATCGCCCGCGGCGTGCTCGGCCGGACCTACCTCCTGGACGACCAGGAGGTGTGGGTGGGCGGCATCCCCGACGAGATCGTGTGGGACAACGCGAAGTCCAACCTGTCGGACCTGGTGACCGAACTCGTGGTGTCCCTCGCGACCCTCGGCACGGCGGTGACCCCGTACGCCGGCTGGGAGAAGGGCAAGATCGAGTCCTGGCAGGGCATCAGCCAGGACGAGTGCTACAGCAGCATGCCCGCCTACACCGAGGGCCCCGCGTCGTTCACCGGCACCAAGTACTGGGGCGACCACACCAGCGGCAACCAGCTGTTCTCCGAGATGCTGCTCATCGCGCAGGGCGAGCGGTGGGCCTTCGAGGAGTACAACGCCACCCGGATCCACGGTCAGCTCGGCACCACCCCGCTGCGGGCCTGGGCGGCTGACAACACCCAGCTGCGCCTGGCCACCCAGGAGCAGCTCATGCCGGCGATGCTGACCACCAAGCACGCCCGCACCGTCAACAAGAACGGCATCCGCCTGCACGGCGTGGACTACGTGGCCGCGGAGCTCAACCGCCTGGTCGGCCGCAAGGTTGCGGTCCGGTACCTGCCCAACCTCGAGTTCGAGCGCCTGTTCATCGAGGTGTTCGATGGCCCGAGGTGGGTGTGCACCGCCTACCCGTCCCACACGCTCACCGCCAACCAGCGTGCCGCCCTGTTGGCCGAGCGCCGGCGCCAGTACGAGGTCGTGCGCACCGCCGAGCAGGAGGGCGCCCGCATGCGTCGCGCCCGCGCCGACCGCACGAAGGCCACCAACGGCGCGCAGACCACCTACGGCCAGACCGCTGCGGAGTTCGCGGTCGACGAGCTGGCCGCCAACGTCGACGAGCTGCTCGACGACATCACCGACCCGACCGACGAGGCCCCGATCGCCAGCGCGCCCCAGCCCGACGCCACGTTGCCGACCGGGGACGAGGAGCCGTTCTACGCCGACGTCGCCGGCGTCACCGAGCCGGACATCGACGACCTGGCCGCCGACCCGAGCGCGCTGTTCGACGACGAGGAGGACCTGCCGTGA
- a CDS encoding AAA family ATPase has product MIGKHLRGLTGAADVPTLAFNRATVVLRGAAADNDIAALLGAPGTGKTFCALSFLETVSAAGRLGIFLQSGPTAAHTEMTVRLLQKLRGGRPSGESYYLSDDLGELLCEHSPVVVVDEAHRAQRRGLEQLIYLKETYPEWTLVLVGSELPTALNKAPGARSRIRGRSARFDLLTGAELLATLHALHPLLAEADDQLLQRVDTRYCSGNFRDWASLLRAAEKVNERLAHRGQPVHRTLTAKLVGHAVARAGVDAWEVPA; this is encoded by the coding sequence GTGATCGGTAAGCACCTGCGCGGCCTGACCGGTGCCGCCGACGTGCCCACGCTGGCGTTCAACCGGGCCACCGTCGTGCTCCGCGGCGCGGCGGCCGACAACGACATCGCCGCCCTGCTCGGCGCCCCCGGCACCGGCAAGACGTTCTGCGCGCTGTCGTTCCTCGAGACGGTCTCCGCGGCCGGCCGGCTGGGCATCTTCCTGCAGTCCGGCCCCACCGCCGCGCACACCGAGATGACGGTGCGGCTGCTGCAGAAGCTCCGGGGCGGGCGTCCCTCCGGCGAGAGCTACTACCTGTCCGACGACCTCGGCGAGCTGCTCTGCGAGCACTCTCCCGTGGTCGTCGTAGACGAGGCCCACCGCGCTCAGCGGCGAGGGCTGGAGCAGCTCATCTACCTCAAGGAGACCTACCCGGAGTGGACGCTGGTCCTGGTGGGCAGCGAGCTGCCCACCGCGCTCAACAAGGCGCCGGGAGCACGCAGCCGCATCCGTGGGCGCTCGGCCCGGTTCGATCTCCTCACCGGCGCGGAGCTGCTGGCCACGCTGCACGCCCTGCACCCACTGCTGGCCGAGGCCGACGACCAGTTGCTGCAGCGCGTCGACACCCGGTACTGCTCTGGCAACTTCCGCGACTGGGCCAGCCTGCTGCGGGCCGCCGAGAAGGTCAACGAGCGGCTGGCCCACCGCGGCCAGCCTGTCCACCGGACGCTGACGGCGAAGCTGGTGGGGCACGCAGTGGCGCGGGCCGGGGTGGACGCCTGGGAGGTGCCGGCGTGA
- a CDS encoding helix-turn-helix domain-containing protein — protein MTATAPPVHLPAGFTVLHVPDDDAAIRQVAAANDPDAGRIAVRVRPGMRRLDWLCRDLLTALGVDLTVSGTGRNADENQQLLPVRLAIQQIGDILIAGAEQLTPAMIADLALLAAAAHARLWLVTCPPVTTTVTDALADWCATEVSPATAATAWPGLLDRSSARRPTASVPVGPAEPTEPRRLPLVDATTLLASCRALLPAEQAAWVQARVRAAVADAGRRLDDSGAEAEVVAGWLLNRYDSAGTLTQFVTDLRGLQIAALWRGALVQVDVPTLLGTAAASPSAAARTPQLWRRLRAYRLPVRGAASALAAARLGSTEICAATIADTAEDGSWVRVAGRTITVEPGAAEYVAAQRLLRVAAGAPDSAPLLATSTGAPQSDKGLARLLSEVRTELGVVVTSRLVERTAPDAATTLRRWGVTVTPIGAPVPAEPDTAPVTAPAIAPTAPSPETLPLLDVELICRRRSELRLSRRDVAKHLGVTTAVVSRLESGVNHAEQPLALLLRLAELLGVDLADLLPRPARTSLNGPGATVIAEPAQQDARRLGAALHTLGVLVPGETLAEVLGWDSARFSAAVDALTAAAPATGLRVHRLQNRLSLVRDVDALPTEELQAVRRYDAVRAGLDRTQAHLVHEALTRTIVPAAGRGGRHMIARSNAEKVAAASLVGAGILTTDGVGDLALHPDAAYSLLVPTERGQS, from the coding sequence GTGACGGCCACCGCGCCGCCGGTGCACCTGCCCGCAGGGTTCACCGTGCTGCACGTCCCCGACGACGACGCGGCCATCCGCCAGGTCGCCGCGGCCAACGACCCCGACGCGGGCAGGATCGCAGTCCGGGTCCGGCCGGGCATGCGTCGCCTCGACTGGCTGTGCCGCGATCTGCTCACCGCGCTCGGCGTCGACCTCACCGTGTCCGGTACCGGCCGCAACGCCGACGAGAACCAGCAGCTGCTGCCGGTGCGGCTGGCCATCCAGCAGATCGGCGACATCCTGATCGCCGGCGCCGAGCAGCTGACCCCGGCGATGATCGCCGACCTGGCGCTGCTGGCCGCCGCGGCGCACGCCCGGCTGTGGCTGGTCACCTGCCCGCCGGTGACCACCACAGTGACCGACGCGCTCGCCGACTGGTGCGCGACCGAGGTGTCGCCGGCGACGGCCGCCACCGCGTGGCCCGGGCTGCTCGACCGATCCTCGGCGCGCCGGCCTACCGCTTCGGTCCCGGTCGGTCCGGCCGAGCCCACCGAGCCCCGACGGCTGCCCCTGGTCGATGCGACCACGCTGCTGGCCAGCTGCCGCGCTCTGCTGCCGGCCGAGCAGGCCGCCTGGGTGCAGGCCCGCGTGCGGGCGGCGGTCGCCGACGCGGGCCGGCGGCTGGACGACAGCGGAGCCGAGGCCGAGGTGGTCGCCGGCTGGCTGCTGAACCGGTACGACAGCGCCGGCACCCTGACGCAGTTCGTCACCGACCTCCGCGGCCTGCAGATCGCGGCTCTGTGGCGAGGCGCGCTCGTTCAGGTCGACGTCCCCACGCTGCTCGGTACCGCCGCCGCGTCGCCGTCCGCGGCCGCGCGCACGCCGCAGCTGTGGCGGCGGCTGCGCGCCTACCGGCTGCCGGTCCGCGGCGCGGCCTCCGCGCTGGCCGCGGCCCGGCTGGGCAGCACCGAGATCTGCGCAGCGACCATCGCCGACACCGCCGAGGACGGCAGCTGGGTCCGCGTCGCCGGACGGACGATCACGGTGGAGCCGGGCGCCGCCGAGTACGTCGCCGCTCAGCGGCTGCTGCGCGTCGCCGCCGGCGCCCCGGACAGCGCTCCGTTGTTGGCCACCTCGACCGGAGCGCCGCAGTCGGACAAGGGCCTGGCCCGGCTGCTGTCGGAGGTCCGCACCGAACTCGGTGTCGTGGTCACCAGCCGGCTCGTCGAGCGCACCGCCCCCGATGCGGCCACCACACTCCGCCGCTGGGGCGTGACCGTCACCCCGATCGGCGCCCCCGTGCCGGCCGAACCGGACACCGCACCGGTGACGGCACCGGCGATCGCACCCACCGCCCCGTCACCGGAGACGCTCCCGCTGCTCGACGTCGAGCTGATCTGCCGTCGGCGCAGCGAGCTGCGCCTGTCCCGCCGCGACGTGGCCAAGCACCTCGGCGTGACGACCGCGGTCGTCAGCCGTCTGGAGTCCGGCGTCAACCACGCCGAGCAGCCACTCGCGCTCCTGCTGCGGCTGGCCGAGCTGCTGGGCGTCGACCTCGCCGACCTGCTCCCCCGCCCCGCACGGACCTCCCTGAACGGTCCAGGCGCCACCGTGATCGCCGAGCCGGCGCAGCAGGACGCCCGACGTCTCGGCGCCGCCCTACACACCTTGGGCGTCCTGGTGCCCGGGGAGACGCTCGCCGAGGTCCTCGGCTGGGACAGCGCACGGTTCAGCGCCGCGGTCGACGCGCTCACCGCGGCCGCACCGGCCACCGGCCTGCGCGTCCATCGACTGCAGAACCGCCTCTCCCTGGTCCGCGACGTCGACGCGCTGCCGACCGAGGAACTGCAGGCCGTGCGCCGCTACGACGCCGTGCGCGCCGGACTCGACCGAACCCAAGCCCACCTGGTGCACGAGGCCCTCACCCGCACGATCGTGCCCGCCGCCGGCCGCGGCGGCCGGCACATGATCGCCCGCTCGAACGCCGAGAAGGTCGCCGCCGCCTCCCTGGTCGGCGCCGGCATCCTCACCACCGACGGCGTCGGAGACCTGGCGCTGCACCCGGACGCGGCGTACTCGCTGCTCGTCCCGACCGAGCGGGGCCAGTCGTGA